A window of Aeromicrobium duanguangcaii genomic DNA:
AGGACCCGGACGAACTCCTCGAGGGCGCGATCGACGTCAGGGTCGACGTCCTCGCGGAAGAAACCGCCGGCGACACCGACCCTGAGACCCTCCAGCGGCAGGTTCAGATCGGCGATCATCGACCGCCGCTCGCGCTCGACCGACGTCGGATCGTGCCGGTCGTACCCGTCAATCGCCTCCATCACTGCAGCCACCTCGGCCGCCGTGCGAGCCACCGGTCCCACCGTGTCGAAGACACCGCTGACGGGCGTCACACCGCGGTTCGAGATCCGGCCCAGCGTCGGACGCATTCCCACCAGACCATTGACGGCGGCCGGCAGCCGCACCGATCCCCCGGTGTCCGTCCCGAGGCTCACCCGCGCCATGCCGGCAGCCACCGCGACCGCCGAGCCTCCGCTGGATCCCCCCGGAATCCGGGCGGGGTCCCAGGCATTGCGGCACGTGCCGTAGTGGTCGTTGTCGGTCGTGGCGCCCAGTGCGAACTCCGCCAGGTTGACCTTGGACGTCATCACTGCCCCGGCCTCCTTGAGCCGCTCGACGACGAACGCGTCGGCCGTCGGCACGTGATCGGCGAAGAACCGCGAGCCGGACGTCGTCCGGATCCCCGCGGTGTCGATGTTGTCTTTGATCGCGACGGTCCAGCCGTGCAGCGCCCCCAGGGACTCGCCGCGACCGGCTGCCTCGTCGCACCGGGCGGCCTGAGCCAGAGCCTCGTCGTCCAGCCGCGTGATGACGGCACACAGAGTCGGGTCGTGTCGCTCGGTCGCCTCGATCGCCCGGCGCACCGCCTCGACGCTCGTCACGGCCCCGTCGTCGGCTGCGTGGGTCATCGGACATCATTCCTTCGGATCGAATGTGA
This region includes:
- a CDS encoding amidase, yielding MTHAADDGAVTSVEAVRRAIEATERHDPTLCAVITRLDDEALAQAARCDEAAGRGESLGALHGWTVAIKDNIDTAGIRTTSGSRFFADHVPTADAFVVERLKEAGAVMTSKVNLAEFALGATTDNDHYGTCRNAWDPARIPGGSSGGSAVAVAAGMARVSLGTDTGGSVRLPAAVNGLVGMRPTLGRISNRGVTPVSGVFDTVGPVARTAAEVAAVMEAIDGYDRHDPTSVERERRSMIADLNLPLEGLRVGVAGGFFREDVDPDVDRALEEFVRVLTDLGATAMTVDLPGAEEAQRRMFDILYPDAAAFHAERMRTQPELYGSQVLDRLRLGEGVDARTMSAAQTWRRAWQRRVENVLDGVDVIVTPAMPTDVPRIGVRGMIATTHDITRFTYPWAMFSGPSLAVPCGFDEVSGMPIAAHLTARPWHDHTVLRVAHQYQQVTSVHLARPGWMPADGAPGAVEKSSARGLA